The segment GCCCATTCCGACAGATCGCCGTTGATGGTGATGGCGCCGGAGGCCACCGGGTTGGAGAACGACTCCACCATCCCGGTCGGCCGGCTTTCCGGCGGTATTGCCCCGGTGGTCGAGTAGTGGAAGTAGTCCGTACCGCCCGCATAGCCCCCGTCGGGGTAAATGTCCGTGAACGTGCCGCCCGTGTAGCCGTAGCACACGAAGCGAAACTCCGTCGCAGGCGGCGCGGCGGCGTTGGTGTAGTCGGTAGTCAGCGCGGAGCGCAGAACACGGGCCTCGAAGACCGACGGCGACTGCACCGAGGTGGCGACGAACGCGAAGCCGCCCAGGCCGGAGGTGCAGGTGGATGCCCCCGGCGGCCACCGATTGACGCTCACGGCGCTGTTTGAAGTGAACTCGCCGCCGACCGAAAGACTCAGGCTCCCAAGGAGGTTCCTGCCGGTGGCGATGTTCTCGTCGGTGTCCAGGATGACGCGATAGCCGGCGTCAGTCAGCGGCAGGCTGCCCGCCGCCCGCTCGAACCGGAAGAAGAGGTGAGTGTCGTCGTGAGCCATCCAGGCCTGGACCCAGTCATTGGAGCCGGCGACGGCGTCGCCCGCCGGATCGGGAGAAAACGGCACGACCTCCGCCCAGTCGGTGAACGCCCCGTCAATGACGATCGAATCATCGGGAACCGGGTTCGACCGCTGTTCGAGTTCCCCGGCGTACGACCACAGTGCCGGGCAGGCCGCGGCCAGTGTGACGACAGCCAAAGCCACCCAAGAGTTCTTTCCAGACATGTTCAATCCTCCTCAATGGCCAGTGATGACGGACAGACGCTATCCGCTACGCTAACTCGAAGCCCGAATCACCAGCTGGGGCGGGATCACGACCGCCCGGCGATTTGCGGGCACGGTACCCTTATCCAGCATTTCAAACAGCAGTGAGGTCATTGCTCGAGCCAGTTCCTCCACGCGAAGGTCAATTGTCGTCAGGGGCGGATCCACCAGCGTGCTGATGTCCAGATTGTCACAACCCACGACGGCGACGTCCTCGGGCACGCGCCGGCCGCGATGGCGCAGGGCGGCCATGATACGAGCAGCGTAGGCGTCGTTGACGGCTACAATTCCGTCCACTTTCTGGTCGAGGACAAGGTGGTCCACGGCCGCCTGGGCCAGGTCGGGGGTAAACGGATCCATCCATCCGGCAGCGGTTCGCTCGCCGAGCACCCACACCAGCCGCTCATCGTAGTCAAGTCCTCCCGCAGCCAGCGACTCCCGGTAGGATTCGTGCCGCTGGACGGCGTAGGGAAACACCAGGTTGCTCATGACCAGGCCGATGCGCCGGCGGCCCCTTTCAAGCAGGTGCCTGACGCCCGCTCGACCCACTTCTCGGAAATCCGCCTCCACATAACAGGCCCGTTCTGCCTGGGTTCGCTTGAGCACTCCGGGTTTCTCGTAATACACGACGTTCCCGAACCGGGCCAGGGCGGGCTGGACGAATGCGGCGTAGTCCGGGTGGTTGTGGAAGATGCTGATCACGCCGTCCACGCCGCGGGCCCGAAAATCGTCAAGGTAGTCGCGAACGCGCTCGCGCGATCCAATGGCGTGACCGACAATGAAGCGGATCCCGCGGTCGGCCGCCCGTCGTTCCATCCACTGAATGATGCGAACGTCAACCACCGCCTCGGTATTGATGAGCACGCCCACGGCGTTGCTTCGTTTGCCGGCCAGCTGCCGGGCGATGGGGTTTGGGCGGTAGTTCATCCTGCGGGCGGTCGCCAGCACGCGCCGCGCGGTCCGGTCCGAAATGCGATGAGCCTGCCCCCGGCCGTTGAGCACCAGCGAAACGGTGGTCGGGGAGAGCTTCAGCTTGCTGGCAATCTGCTCAGAAGTGACGGACTTGGAATCAGGGTTCCGCACGCCAGGACTCACTTCCCGTCATCGGTTAGCCTTGAAGATGAGCACGGCATTCTGCTAAACCGCTTTTGCATTAAGATATCAGGCGATTGCGAACCTGTCAACAGGTTTTTGCCGTGATCTTGGCGGCGCCTGCCGGCCGGTCCGTGCCGCACGCTAAGTGGCGGAGTATCCATCGCTTATGCCATCGGGGATACGCCGGGGCCATCCACGCGGGTGACTGAATCGACGAGCCGCGTATTCGACGTGGGGTCTCTCCAGGCATGGCGACGGCGAGGCCGGGCCGGGCATCAAGGCGAGTCGTTGGGGAACTAGCTGCGAGCCGGTGCAGCATAGAGGGAAGAGGCGGTAGCCATACGAAAGCCAGGGCGTGGATTCAGGCGTCGGGGAGCTTCTCGTGACGCGTCAGGATGTGGCTGGCCGCCGTCATCCGGCAGTCCACCGGCGGAGTGGCAGTCCAGGCAGCCACTCTCTAAAATGGAGTTCAGCAGGTCTCATCTGGCAGGGTACCATCATGTGCAAGCCCTTCCCCGGAAGCCGCATCGTCCCGAGAAGCCGATTGGATCACGCGAGGTCGCGACGCACATGGGCTGCATGTGGGTTGTTGATCGTACTGACTACCGCCTGCCGGGAGCAGTCCGATCCGTCTCGATCCCGTTCAAGAGCCTCAACATCCACGGCGGCCGGTTCTGCTCACGACACGGCTCCGGCCTTCGATCATGGGGCCACGGCTCGAAAGCCGCCGCCGGGATCGGCCGAGCGGGTCCGCGAGCGGGCCGAGATGGTGGAAACGCAGTTGCGGCAGCCCGTTGACGGTCGAGAAGCCATTCGCGATGAGCGAGTGTTGGAGGCGATGGCGATCGTCCCTCGCCATCTGTTTATCCCCGAACGGATGCGTCGGTCCGCCTATCATGATGGGCCCTTGCCCATCGGCCATGACCAGACCATCTCGCAACCTTATATCGTTGCCTTGATGACGGAAGCCATCGGGTTGCGCTCAGGCGAACGTGTTCTGGAAGTCGGCACGGGTTCGGGCTATCAGGCGGCCGTCTTGGCTCACCTCACATCGGAGGTCTACACGATCGAGATTGTTGAGCCTTTGGCCGAGAGAGCTCGGCGAACACTGCTCGAACAGGGCTACGAAGAAGTCAAATGCCGCGCGGGGGACGGGTACAAGGGCTGGCTCGAAGCGGCACCGTTTGACGCGATTACGATCACCTGTGCCGCGCCGGAGGTGCCCGCTCCGCTCTGGCAACAGCTCAAGACGGGAGGTCGTCTGGTGATGCCCTTGGGCGAAGCCGGCCATGTCCAGCAACTGATCCTTCTGACCAAGCGGGCCGATGGCGGCCGTCACGAGCAGCGGATCATCCCGGTTTCGTTCGTACCCATGACCCGTGAGCGGGGGGCACGCTGATCCCCCGCGGTCTCCCGGTGGTGCTCTGGACCTGGTGTACTTGGGGCTGGGGGCGAGGTGGTCGAGCGGCGACCGGGCTTGTTTTCGGGTCAGCGGGGCGGACCGGTGCTTGGGTTACAGGGACGTTTACCCTGCTACGTGCCGGTCTCGAGTCAGTTCGACCTTCGCTCTCCTGGAAACAACGAGGCATCCGGTCTGTGACGTGGCCGCGGCAGCCAATTGCGGCGGGCCGTGTTTCAGCCCGCGGCGTCGGGTTGGCGGTCTGCGCAGCATGGTGCCGAGGTGCATTGGATTGACGATGTCGGTAGGCTGGTGACCTGGGATGGGGGGAGGTCCGTCTGCCGCGGGATGTGCCACCTCGGGTGGCGACTCTGGCTTTGAAGGACGGTGGGCGAGGAGACGCCTCGCGTGAGGTGACCGCCGGATCACACCGTCGCTCGTGGGCACGCCACAGGTCATGGCAGCATCGAGCAGCAACTCAGCGAAGGTGTTGGCCGAGAACCGCGGCTTCGTGCGGCGTGACGGCCTGCATTTCCTGCTCAACGGGCAGCGGATTCATGTCGCCGGTGCCAACAGCTACTACCAGATGATCCATCGCCGGACCGGTCATGCTGGGGCGGACGAGATACTCGATGAGATGCAGGCTCGCTCGATGACCGTGCTGCGGACCTGGGCGTTCCAGGACGAGGTTGAGCAGGGTGGGTGCCTGCAGTGTGCGCCCCATCGGCGGCTTGGTCGTAGGGAGCGCCCGATCGACTTCATTGACTCGGCCACGCTGATGGCTCTGGATCAGACCCTGGCGGCCGCCGATGCCCGCGGCATCCGGGTGGTGCTCACGCTGGTCAACAACTGGGATGACTACGGCGGTATGAACCGCTACACAGTCTGGCGGTACGGCTCGGTTCGCCACGACGCGTTCTACACGGATTCGACCATCCGCGGCTGGTTCAAGGACTTCATCGCCCTCCTTGTTCATCGTGTGAACACGGTCAACGGCCGGATGTACCGCGACGAACCGACGATCTTCGCATGGCAATTGGCGAACGAGGCCCGTTCGAGTTGGAACCTGGCCGGAGCCCTCAACGACTGGATCGGCGAGATGAGCGCGTACATCAAGAGCGTCGATCCGAACCACATGGTGAGTACTGGCATCGAGGGCTTCTACAACACAGGCCATGCCGAATGCAATACGGACCTTTGGATGTGCGCTTGCGGACAGGACTTCATCGACAACCATCTGCATCCCTCTGTGGACTATGCCAGCTGTCACATCTGGCCCCTGAACTGGGGCTGGGATCCGATCGGCCACACGACATGGGCGATGGCCAAGGCCCGGCAGTTTCTCCAGCAGCGCATCGACCATGCCCACGATGTGCTGGGCAAGCCGCTGATGGTTGACGAGTATGGCGTTCCGCGCGACAACCACGGCACAGGCCCCTCCGGAGGGCCGACCACCGTTCGCGAACGGTTTTTCCAGGATCTCTACTACGCTTCGTGTGAAGCGTCGGCGAGCAGCGGCGGACCATTGGCGGGCACCGCCCTGTGGATGATCCTCGATGACGCTACGGCTTCATGGGATGACGGCAACGGCGTGTTCCTGCCGCAGGATGTCGCTCTGGACGCCATCATCAGCGCTCATGCCCGACGCCTATCCGGGGTGGTGGACCTGGAGTGCGTTTGAACACTCTCGTGAGAGGGCTCTGCGGAACATCCATTTGGCCGAGGCCGGCCGGGTCGGCGAGATGGATCTGCTCAACCCGGCGGTGATCCGAGGGAGGTGATCGTGAAGAACAAGCTGCGTCAGGCGTTGCTCGAGCGCAAGCTGTGTCTTGGAGCATGGATGCAGATTGGCCATCCAGCCTGTGCCGAGGTCTTTGCCCGGGCCGGATTTGACTGGGTCTGCGTTGACCTGGAGCACGGTGCGATCGATTTGGAGACGACGGCGGACATCTTCCGTACTCTTGATGGTTTCGACTGTGTGCCGGTGGCGAGGTTGCCGCTCAATGATCCGGTGTGGATCCATCGCACGCTGGATGCCGGAGCCCGCGGGATCATCATCCCGATGGTCAAGACCGCCGGGGAAGCCGAGGCCGCCATTCGCGAGAGCAAGTACCCGCCCCGCGGGGCCCGCGGTTACGGATACAGCCGGGCCAACATGCATGGAATGGAATTTGTTGAGTACATCGCCTCGGCCAACGATGAGATCGCCATGGTGATGCAGATCGAGCACAGGGACGCGATTGCGAACATCGATGCGATCCTCGGAGTGCCCGGCGTTGACGGGGTATTCATCGGGCCGCTCGATTTAAGCGGTTCGATGGGGATCACCGGCCAGGTCGATCATCCGCAGATGGTCGCCGCGCTGGACACTTACCGTGCCGCCTGCAGGAGTCACCGGATGGCTGCCGGCATGCATATTGTCCGGCCGAACGAGCAGAACGTCCGCAAGGCGATTGATGAGGGTTACACGCTGATCGCCCTCGGCTTGGATAACGTGTTTCTCGATGAAGGCGCGAGGGCAAGCCTGGCGGCTGCGGGAAGGTGAACACGATGCCTGCCGAGTGTTCGCTGGCGAGGGACGAGGTGCCGCGTGGGGCGCCGGTTCTGCCGATCGAGGATCGTGTTGATCGGTTTCGCCGGTTCTACGCCCGGGCGAACGACCGGCCGTTGTTCGGTTTCTTCGTTGGCAGCGAGTATCCCCTCCTTCGTTACTCGGCGGCGCGGTTCCTGCCCGGCGGCCGGCCGCTGACGCCGGAGGACGTCGACGTCGGGCCGTATCTCCATGACTGCGAGCGGCTATATGCCGAACATGAGGCTTGCGGGGGCGACTTCATCTGGAGTGCCACTGCTTATTGGGGCATCCCGTGGCTGGAGGCCGCCATGGGCTGCCCGATTATCGCCGATCACAGCACGGGTTCGATCCGGTCCGAGCCGCCGGCGGGCTTCAACGGGCCGGACAGCGTCCCCCGGTTCGATGCCTCCGCTCCCTGGATGCGCAAGGTTGTGGAGTTCATCGATCGCTTGGCCGCGCGGAGCGCCGGGCGATGGCCGATTGGTACCACGCGGATGAGAGGCATTGCCGATCTGCTCTCGGCCCTCTACGGCGGGGCTGCTTTCATTTACGCCATGATGGATCGTCCGGATGAGATCATCGAGATCGGCCGCCGGCTGACCGATTTCTGGATTGCCTGTGGCCGAATGCAACTCGAGCATGTGCCGCCGTTTCATGGTGGTGTCGGGTCCTTTTATTACCACATGTGGGCTCCTGAAGGTACCATATGGCACCAGGAGGACTCGGCCGCCCTGCTGTCCCCTGGTTTGTACGGCCGATTTATCCGCCAGCACGATCAGCGGATCGCCGAGTCCTTCACCGGCTGTATCATGCACCAGCACCCGACCGCGTTCGTGCCGACGGATTCCTACCTCGACATGCCCTTCACGGCCCTGGAATTGCACGTGGACGAGGGCGGGCCGGATGTCGCGGCACTGGAGCCGGTGCACCGCAGAATCCTCGCTCGCAAGCCGCTCTTGATCTGGGGGCACCTCAGCGACAACGAGCTGGACCGGATCTTCACCCGGCTGCCGAAGGAGGGACTGGCGGTGATGACTTGTGTGGATGGACCGGAGGAGGCTGGACGGTTGTGGCGGCGGTATGTCGGGTGAGGGCGGAGGCCTCGCCCTCTAGGAACTCTGGGCGCGGCCCCGAGATGGAGCTGGCGCGTTGAGGCCTCTCGCAGGAGACTCGCGATGGATGATCGATCGGACCAGGGGATGGACGGATTGCCCAGGCTGGCGTGGTATCAGGGGGTCACTCCGTATCAGTGGTGGGTCTTTGTGGTTGGAGCGATGGCCTGGTTGTTCGACTGCATGGACCAGCGGCTGTTTACCATGGTTCGATCGCCCGCGTTGTCGCAACTGCTCAACTTGCCGGAGAAGAATGCCCTGGTGGTCGACTACGGCACCTATGCCACCGCGGCCACCATGATCGGCTGGGCGGTCGGCGGTTTGTTCTTCGGCGTGGTAGGCGACCGCTGGGGGCGCGTCAGAACGTTGTCGGCGTCGATCCTGGTCTATTCCCTGTTCACCGGTCTTTGCGGCCTTGCGACGACGGGGTGGGATTTCTGTCTCTACCGATTCCTGATGGGCAGCGGCATTGGTGGAGCGTTTGCGGCCGCCGCCACGCTGATTGCTGAAACCATGCCTGATCACTCCCGCTCCACCTGCCTGGGGCTGTTCTCGGCGCTGTCGGTGCTGGGGAACATGATCGGCCTGGCGATCGGCTCGCGGGTCTTCGATCCAGGCAGACTGTATCTGGCCGGACTGTCCGGCAGCGGGGGCATACCTGGCTGGAGACTGGCGTTCTTCGTCGGGGCGCTGCCGGCCCTGCTGGTGGTCTTGGTTCTGCAGACGCTTAAGGAATCCGAGAGGTGGCAAAAAGCCCGACGGACGGCCGCAGAGAACCTGGAACGTCAGCTTGGTGACCTGGGCAGCCTGTTCCGCGATCGCCGGTGGCGGACGAACACGATTGTCGCGGTGAGCATGGCCACGGCGGGTATCGTGGGTGTCTGGGGCGTCGCGTTCTGGTCGCCTGAACTGATCACGTATGCCCTGATGCCCGCGGGAGGCATCGAGAATCTGCCCGCCGCCGAGCGGGCGGCCATGACGGCGAGAATCGGCCAGACCAGGTTCCTGGGCAACCTGTTCCAGGATATCGGTGGCTTTCTGGGTATTCTGAGCTTTGCCCCGGTCGCCAATCGCATCGGCCGGCGGAAGACCTTTGGGGGGGCGTTCATCATCTCATTTGTTCTGATCACCTACGTCTTTCTGACCCTCGACTCGGGCTTGAAGGCTTACATCGTGCTACCGATCATGGGCTTCTTTAGCCTGAGCATCATGGGCGGCTTCGTGGTCTACTTTCCTGAGATCTTTCCCACGCGCCTGCGCTCGACGGGTACCGCCTTCGGGTACAACGTTGCCCGCCTGTCGGCGGCGATCGTGATGCTATCGAGCAACCAGATTCGCGAATGGCTGGCCGCGCTGCAGTTCGAGCATCCCTTCCGCGTTGGTGCCGTGGTTGTGAGCACCGTTTACTTCGCTGGACTGGTGGTGCTGATCTGGGCTCCCGAGACCAAGGGCCAACGCCTGCCGGAGGAGTAGCGGCTATTGGATCGGATGGACCGGTCGGTCAATCCTTTTCGCCGCGCCCTCCCCCGCAGGCACTTCATGGCCCACCTGGAGATGGCGTGCGTCCGGGCGACATCGCCGGGTGACCGACTGCGGGCGGGTATGTCCGAGCCGGCTCTGCAGCGTCAGCGACACCACGCGCGCCTGCCCCACGTGCTGCACGGCGTGATCTCGCCGGGTCGAACAGAAGACCGCTGAGTTCTCCTAACGCCTTGTCCGGCAACAAGTTCAGCTGATTCTGTCTTTCAGACGACGGTTCCGGATGTGGTGACGTGCTGCCGCTGGTGGCACTCCCTTGTGAGCTTGTCGGTGCTTGATCCGAACCAAGATGAGGACGACGCTGGGTTTCTCTGGTCGACAGGTCTCGCGTGGCGGCGGGCCGCTTGCTCGCATGTCGCTCACTGGTGTCCACGCTTGCTTGGCACATGCGCTTTCCCGGCCGGCCTGTGGTAGTATTCGCGTCGTGGTTGGTGGATTGGGGCGACGATCGGCTGACCGCGACGTTCGCTGCGGAGATGTACTGCCCGGAAAGGGAGAAGAGACTCGATGGCGGCGGCTCGGCAGACGCCGGGCGGAGACATTACCCTGACAGGAGTGGCCATGGATTACCGGAAGTTCGTTGAGGATAGGGTCAGTGAGATCAAGGCAACCGTAGGCTCGGCGATTGCGATCAACGCTTTGAGCGGCGGTGTGGACAGTTCCGTCGTTACGGCGCTGGGGCATCGGGCGCTGGGCAATCGGCTGAAGACCGTCTTCGTCGATAACGCCCTCATGCGTCAAGGCGAGCCTGAACGAGTCCTCAAGACCTTTCGGAATATCGGAGTTCCCGTCGAGTCCGTGAACGCCCGTGAGGAGTTCCTGGGAGCCCTGGCGGGCCTCGCGGACCCGGAGGCGAAGCGTGAGGCCATCACGAGCACTTTCTACTCCAAGGTGTTTTCCCGCCTCGTCAAGGAATCGGGGGCGAAATTCCTGTTGCACGGCACGATTCTCACGGACATTGAAGAAACCGTGGCGGGCATCAAACGCCAACACAACATTCTCGAACAGCTCGGGATTTCCACGGAGCGGGCCTATGGATACGCGGTGCTGGAACCACTCAAGACACTCCGGAAGGACGACGTTCGCGAGGTGGCCAAGGTCCTGGGTCTTCCGCCGGAGATCTGGCAACGGATGCCGTTTCCCGGCCCTGCGCTGGCAGCGCGAATCGTGGGAGAGGTTACACGCGAACGCCTGGACGTCGTGCAAGCGGCGACGGCCATCGTGGAAGAGGAGCTTGGCGAATGCGGAGCGTTTCAGTACCTGGCCGT is part of the Phycisphaerae bacterium genome and harbors:
- a CDS encoding LacI family DNA-binding transcriptional regulator, whose product is MRNPDSKSVTSEQIASKLKLSPTTVSLVLNGRGQAHRISDRTARRVLATARRMNYRPNPIARQLAGKRSNAVGVLINTEAVVDVRIIQWMERRAADRGIRFIVGHAIGSRERVRDYLDDFRARGVDGVISIFHNHPDYAAFVQPALARFGNVVYYEKPGVLKRTQAERACYVEADFREVGRAGVRHLLERGRRRIGLVMSNLVFPYAVQRHESYRESLAAGGLDYDERLVWVLGERTAAGWMDPFTPDLAQAAVDHLVLDQKVDGIVAVNDAYAARIMAALRHRGRRVPEDVAVVGCDNLDISTLVDPPLTTIDLRVEELARAMTSLLFEMLDKGTVPANRRAVVIPPQLVIRASS
- a CDS encoding ExsB family transcriptional regulator, which produces MDYRKFVEDRVSEIKATVGSAIAINALSGGVDSSVVTALGHRALGNRLKTVFVDNALMRQGEPERVLKTFRNIGVPVESVNAREEFLGALAGLADPEAKREAITSTFYSKVFSRLVKESGAKFLLHGTILTDIEETVAGIKRQHNILEQLGISTERAYGYAVLEPLKTLRKDDVREVAKVLGLPPEIWQRMPFPGPALAARIVGEVTRERLDVVQAATAIVEEELGECGAFQYLAVLLNDRATGIRNNKREYGHIVVVRCVESKDAREAAVTRLGWEKLTRICERITAIPGVNRCLYDLTPKPPATIEYV
- a CDS encoding cellulase family glycosylhydrolase, whose translation is MAASSSNSAKVLAENRGFVRRDGLHFLLNGQRIHVAGANSYYQMIHRRTGHAGADEILDEMQARSMTVLRTWAFQDEVEQGGCLQCAPHRRLGRRERPIDFIDSATLMALDQTLAAADARGIRVVLTLVNNWDDYGGMNRYTVWRYGSVRHDAFYTDSTIRGWFKDFIALLVHRVNTVNGRMYRDEPTIFAWQLANEARSSWNLAGALNDWIGEMSAYIKSVDPNHMVSTGIEGFYNTGHAECNTDLWMCACGQDFIDNHLHPSVDYASCHIWPLNWGWDPIGHTTWAMAKARQFLQQRIDHAHDVLGKPLMVDEYGVPRDNHGTGPSGGPTTVRERFFQDLYYASCEASASSGGPLAGTALWMILDDATASWDDGNGVFLPQDVALDAIISAHARRLSGVVDLECV
- a CDS encoding protein-L-isoaspartate(D-aspartate) O-methyltransferase translates to MCKPFPGSRIVPRSRLDHARSRRTWAACGLLIVLTTACREQSDPSRSRSRASTSTAAGSAHDTAPAFDHGATARKPPPGSAERVRERAEMVETQLRQPVDGREAIRDERVLEAMAIVPRHLFIPERMRRSAYHDGPLPIGHDQTISQPYIVALMTEAIGLRSGERVLEVGTGSGYQAAVLAHLTSEVYTIEIVEPLAERARRTLLEQGYEEVKCRAGDGYKGWLEAAPFDAITITCAAPEVPAPLWQQLKTGGRLVMPLGEAGHVQQLILLTKRADGGRHEQRIIPVSFVPMTRERGAR
- a CDS encoding MFS transporter; the protein is MDDRSDQGMDGLPRLAWYQGVTPYQWWVFVVGAMAWLFDCMDQRLFTMVRSPALSQLLNLPEKNALVVDYGTYATAATMIGWAVGGLFFGVVGDRWGRVRTLSASILVYSLFTGLCGLATTGWDFCLYRFLMGSGIGGAFAAAATLIAETMPDHSRSTCLGLFSALSVLGNMIGLAIGSRVFDPGRLYLAGLSGSGGIPGWRLAFFVGALPALLVVLVLQTLKESERWQKARRTAAENLERQLGDLGSLFRDRRWRTNTIVAVSMATAGIVGVWGVAFWSPELITYALMPAGGIENLPAAERAAMTARIGQTRFLGNLFQDIGGFLGILSFAPVANRIGRRKTFGGAFIISFVLITYVFLTLDSGLKAYIVLPIMGFFSLSIMGGFVVYFPEIFPTRLRSTGTAFGYNVARLSAAIVMLSSNQIREWLAALQFEHPFRVGAVVVSTVYFAGLVVLIWAPETKGQRLPEE
- a CDS encoding 2,4-dihydroxyhept-2-ene-1,7-dioic acid aldolase, coding for MKNKLRQALLERKLCLGAWMQIGHPACAEVFARAGFDWVCVDLEHGAIDLETTADIFRTLDGFDCVPVARLPLNDPVWIHRTLDAGARGIIIPMVKTAGEAEAAIRESKYPPRGARGYGYSRANMHGMEFVEYIASANDEIAMVMQIEHRDAIANIDAILGVPGVDGVFIGPLDLSGSMGITGQVDHPQMVAALDTYRAACRSHRMAAGMHIVRPNEQNVRKAIDEGYTLIALGLDNVFLDEGARASLAAAGR